From the genome of Phaeodactylum tricornutum CCAP 1055/1 chromosome 9, whole genome shotgun sequence:
ACCATTTCGAGATGAAACGTTTTCTAGATGACTTTCGTTGCATCCATGTCGTGCACCTAATCCATTGAGAATTTTAGGTGATGTAAATGGCGTTTACCAAATACTGCTCAAGTATTGATCTGGATTTTCTCGCAGTAATTCGTTTCGAGAGTGTTTGAGCGCAAATTCTGAAATATTTGTTACTGTTTATGAATGTACTCCACGCAGAGATATCTATTCTACATGTTATCCCCCGAAAGGGACCAGAGTCCATCAGCCTTAATGTTAGTACCGGAAATAAAGGAAGCCTCATTGCTGATCAAGTAAGATACAAGCGAGGCAACCTCGACTGACTTTCCCGGACGCCCATACAAAGGCTGAACAGCAGCACCGAGCATTTGGTATGTAGCATCATCCACAGGCATGATGGAAGTCTGGACGACGCCTGGCATGACGCCGTTGACGCGAATGCGAGGCGCGTTTTCGGTAGCAGCTGACAAAACAAGACTATTGACAAAGGCCTTGGAAGCGGAGTAAATGGAGGACCCGTTACTCTTGGGGGCGATGACGCTCGCTCCCATACAACTGGAGTTTACCACAATGGAGCCTGTGGGCATGTCCTTGTCGTCTCCCACGGTCTTCGAAATGGCAGGGATCAAACAACGGAGAGCGTAGATAACTCCCTTGACGTTTACATTGAGGACATCCTCGATTGCTTCATCCGGAGTGTCGGCTAAAGGAAGCTCGCCACGGTAGACTCCAGCGTTGACAAAAGCAGAGTTGATGCCTCCAAAAGCTGCGACGGTTTCGTCGATAGCGCGCTGGTTATCACTGACCTTAGATGCATCGCCGACGACAATCAAAGTCT
Proteins encoded in this window:
- a CDS encoding predicted protein, which encodes MTPDPYAEKIVLDTGASSGMGKATAIYLAGKGVKAITLFARGKDRLDEVANEIEAMDTATKTLIVVGDASKVSDNQRAIDETVAAFGGINSAFVNAGVYRGELPLADTPDEAIEDVLNVNVKGVIYALRCLIPAISKTVGDDKDMPTGSIVVNSSCMGASVIAPKSNGSSIYSASKAFVNSLVLSAATENAPRIRVNGVMPGVVQTSIMPVDDATYQMLGAAVQPLYGRPGKSVEVASLVSYLISNEASFISGTNIKADGLWSLSGDNM